Proteins encoded together in one Candidatus Krumholzibacteriia bacterium window:
- a CDS encoding SpoIIE family protein phosphatase, which produces MDRSPGRLGRRLLLAVVPLLLVLEIPGGLEMLRRPDLGWKLRQTTVMVVEPDGPAARAGVEVGDRVIALGRERVASYADVRASLVGQHAGDELRLTLLRNDRPLVLDIELSRRPMESQVLTLSMRLSAICFLFLGFVTYLRRDDELGRTFYVLCVLLAFPFLDLPSLPDRHWIRLVTGLRDGMQALLAAFLLRFLLIFPEGVASREAGYARQRWVLVPAVVLLPVHVASSLAPASPAARAVEPWLLTATTLLFVGYVLAGIAVFVRKIQRRETWVRGSKLRLAALGLGLGVLPLTIAALARLLDPTHAWPLDELAVLALPLVPASFSLALLRSGVIDLAHLTRQALVAAFLGLPVALGAWVTAGIVGPRLDPSARPAVYLLVIVGLVALFTLTRAPVRALAGGIDRVLYPEQRRIRRVADELGRTLSESREPEAVIEDFLGGVRQLVDTRQARILEPHGSRWVPHGLDGELATALQLGDESSLARLLCGSREVLVLPPDRATEDHRFGPSTRAWIRRADAHVVAPLVSSGETVALLVLGPRNDGRAYGALHLYHVDSLCRQAAAALQNARLHEEDLARERVRTELQLAQKIQQQLLPQAPILGDSITVCGRTVSSRSVGGDLHDHFTLSDGGVVVVVADASGKGIPASLLTSGVRTAVRETVRPGLPLSDAIAHVNRHVHGMTSVGNFIALFCALIDPRTGVVEYCVAGIEPPLWIRSRRERCEPLTRGGPVLGVDPDAGYHAGTIRLDPGDTLVAYSDGVIDEEDSEGEPFGPQRLAALLRAEREHEPRRLLASIFERVKAHAAAEAVDDTTVVVVRRSQEVHVGTESAAGSG; this is translated from the coding sequence GTGGACCGGTCCCCCGGCCGACTCGGGCGACGTCTGTTGCTCGCCGTCGTGCCCCTGCTCCTGGTCCTCGAGATCCCCGGTGGTCTCGAGATGCTCCGGCGTCCCGACCTCGGCTGGAAGCTCCGTCAGACCACCGTCATGGTCGTCGAACCCGACGGGCCGGCCGCCCGGGCCGGCGTCGAGGTCGGCGATCGGGTGATCGCCCTCGGGCGGGAACGGGTCGCCAGTTACGCCGACGTCCGAGCCTCCCTGGTCGGCCAGCACGCCGGCGACGAGCTCCGTCTGACACTGCTGCGGAACGACCGTCCCCTGGTCCTCGACATCGAGCTCAGCCGACGCCCGATGGAGAGCCAGGTCCTCACGCTCTCCATGCGCCTCAGCGCGATCTGCTTCCTGTTCCTGGGCTTCGTCACCTACCTCCGCCGCGACGACGAGCTCGGCCGCACGTTCTACGTGCTGTGCGTGTTGCTGGCCTTTCCCTTCCTCGACCTGCCCAGCCTCCCCGACCGCCACTGGATCCGACTGGTCACCGGGCTGCGAGACGGGATGCAGGCGCTGCTGGCGGCCTTCCTGCTGCGTTTCCTGTTGATCTTCCCCGAAGGGGTCGCGAGCCGGGAGGCGGGATACGCGCGGCAGCGCTGGGTGCTGGTGCCGGCGGTGGTCCTGCTGCCCGTCCACGTCGCGTCGTCGCTGGCTCCGGCCAGCCCGGCGGCACGCGCGGTCGAGCCCTGGCTCCTGACCGCCACCACACTTCTGTTCGTCGGGTACGTACTCGCGGGGATCGCGGTGTTCGTCCGCAAGATCCAGCGCCGCGAGACCTGGGTGCGCGGATCGAAGCTACGCCTGGCCGCACTGGGACTCGGGTTGGGTGTGCTGCCACTCACGATCGCGGCCCTGGCCCGACTGCTCGACCCCACCCACGCCTGGCCGCTCGACGAGCTCGCGGTGCTCGCCCTGCCGCTCGTGCCGGCGAGCTTCTCGTTGGCCCTGCTCCGCAGCGGTGTGATCGATCTGGCCCATCTGACCCGACAGGCGCTCGTCGCCGCGTTCCTGGGCCTGCCGGTCGCGCTGGGCGCCTGGGTCACGGCCGGCATCGTGGGGCCGCGCCTGGATCCGTCGGCGCGTCCGGCGGTCTACCTCCTGGTGATCGTGGGGCTGGTCGCCCTGTTCACGCTGACACGAGCTCCCGTTCGTGCTCTGGCCGGCGGGATCGATCGCGTCCTGTACCCCGAGCAACGACGGATCCGCCGGGTGGCCGACGAGCTCGGCCGCACCCTGTCGGAGTCGCGCGAACCCGAGGCGGTGATCGAGGACTTCCTCGGTGGCGTCCGCCAGCTGGTGGACACGCGCCAGGCGCGGATCCTCGAGCCGCACGGGAGCCGATGGGTGCCCCACGGACTCGACGGGGAGCTGGCGACGGCCCTGCAGCTGGGCGACGAATCGTCGCTCGCGCGACTTCTCTGCGGATCGCGTGAAGTTCTCGTCCTGCCGCCAGATCGCGCAACCGAAGACCATCGGTTCGGCCCCTCCACCCGGGCCTGGATCCGACGCGCCGACGCGCACGTGGTCGCACCGCTGGTGTCCTCGGGCGAGACGGTCGCCCTGCTGGTGCTCGGCCCGCGGAACGACGGCCGCGCGTACGGTGCCCTGCACCTCTACCACGTCGACTCGCTGTGCCGCCAGGCCGCGGCGGCGCTGCAGAACGCCCGTCTGCACGAGGAGGACCTCGCGCGCGAGCGTGTGCGGACGGAACTGCAACTCGCCCAGAAGATCCAGCAACAGTTGCTGCCCCAGGCACCGATCCTGGGCGACTCGATCACGGTGTGCGGCCGGACCGTCAGCAGCCGGTCGGTCGGTGGCGATCTGCACGATCACTTCACCCTGTCCGATGGCGGGGTCGTGGTCGTCGTCGCCGATGCCTCCGGCAAGGGGATTCCGGCCAGCCTCCTCACGAGCGGAGTCCGGACGGCCGTCCGCGAGACCGTGCGACCCGGCCTCCCCCTTTCCGACGCGATCGCGCACGTGAACCGGCACGTCCACGGAATGACCTCGGTCGGAAACTTCATCGCCCTGTTCTGCGCGTTGATCGATCCACGGACGGGCGTCGTGGAGTACTGCGTGGCGGGCATCGAACCCCCGCTGTGGATCCGATCCCGACGCGAACGCTGCGAACCCCTGACCCGCGGCGGTCCGGTGCTGGGTGTCGATCCCGACGCCGGCTACCACGCCGGGACCATCCGCCTCGATCCTGGCGATACGCTCGTGGCCTACTCCGACGGTGTGATCGACGAGGAGGACTCCGAGGGCGAACCCTTCGGTCCCCAGCGCCTCGCCGCGCTGCTCCGTGCCGAGCGGGAGCACGAGCCGCGGCGATTGCTCGCATCGATCTTCGAGCGCGTGAAGGCCCATGCGGCCGCCGAGGCGGTGGACGACACGACCGTCGTCGTGGTCCGTCGTTCCCAGGAAGTCCATGTCGGCACGGAATCTGCAGCGGGATCGGGGTGA
- a CDS encoding M28 family peptidase, which translates to MPRLRLLLCAVALLGATTAMAGPVVHLVDSGTPRPSEAEVQVRILGDRTVWVPAPGATPALPASARTLRAPDGEQLYVVRESAVHADDDLRTLARWSGHRIVALDDPAGHSHLSHHFERLTWLTPPPRPRDGVANLPRRVDSAAKTALIDEVDLARYSEIVRKLSGDLPLDASGRSGTITTRYTYSEGQAGGVDDAVAWLTTGFESAGYSVVSQTVPMPGWTTQNLIAIREGAGLPDEVVVVGAHYDATSEIPTQLAPGAEDNASGTAAVLHLAEVFADAVPERSVHFVCFGGEEQGLYGSQAYVDQLAANGWTVTAALTMDMVSAWQDDFGVLIEANQASEPLMTSLRDNVVALGGLEWSFSFNPFGSDHIPFLQAGIPALLAIEEDWAAYGDYHRSTDTYQQLDPTLGHAITRALAGTIVDQAGLSTSVGIDEPDVPAVLANDRAWLGRPVPNPFNPRTLVAYAIPREGHVSLRVYDARGRIVRNLVESVHAAGRDEVMWDGTDRTGRPVASGLYFTRLEFEGQVVTRRMVLAR; encoded by the coding sequence ATGCCGAGACTCCGATTGCTGCTGTGCGCCGTCGCGCTGCTGGGCGCCACCACCGCGATGGCCGGCCCCGTCGTCCATCTGGTCGATTCCGGCACACCGCGTCCGTCCGAGGCCGAGGTGCAGGTCCGGATCCTGGGCGACAGGACCGTGTGGGTGCCGGCACCCGGCGCCACGCCAGCCCTGCCCGCGTCGGCCCGGACGCTCCGTGCCCCCGACGGCGAACAGTTGTACGTCGTGCGCGAGTCCGCCGTCCATGCCGACGACGATCTGCGGACCCTCGCGCGATGGAGCGGTCATCGGATCGTCGCCCTCGACGACCCCGCGGGGCACTCCCATCTCTCCCACCACTTCGAACGCCTGACGTGGCTCACGCCACCACCGCGTCCCCGCGACGGGGTGGCCAATCTGCCCCGCCGTGTCGACTCCGCCGCCAAGACCGCGCTGATCGACGAAGTCGATCTCGCGCGCTACTCCGAGATCGTCCGCAAGCTCTCGGGAGACCTACCGTTGGACGCCAGTGGGCGGTCGGGCACGATCACCACCCGCTACACCTACAGCGAGGGCCAGGCCGGCGGCGTCGACGATGCCGTCGCCTGGCTCACCACGGGCTTCGAGTCCGCGGGGTACTCCGTCGTCTCCCAGACGGTGCCCATGCCGGGATGGACGACACAGAACCTGATCGCGATCCGCGAGGGCGCCGGACTCCCCGACGAGGTCGTGGTCGTGGGTGCGCACTACGACGCGACCAGCGAGATCCCGACCCAGCTCGCGCCCGGCGCCGAGGACAATGCCAGCGGGACGGCGGCGGTCCTGCACCTGGCCGAGGTCTTCGCCGACGCCGTCCCCGAGCGCAGCGTGCACTTCGTCTGTTTCGGAGGCGAGGAACAGGGACTGTACGGTAGTCAGGCCTACGTCGACCAGCTCGCGGCCAACGGATGGACCGTGACCGCCGCCCTGACCATGGACATGGTCTCGGCCTGGCAGGACGACTTCGGCGTGTTGATCGAAGCGAACCAGGCCTCGGAGCCCCTGATGACGTCGCTGCGTGACAACGTGGTCGCCCTGGGTGGACTGGAGTGGAGCTTCAGCTTCAATCCCTTCGGCAGCGATCACATCCCGTTCCTCCAGGCGGGGATCCCCGCCCTGCTGGCCATCGAGGAGGACTGGGCGGCCTACGGCGACTACCACCGCTCCACCGACACCTACCAACAGCTCGACCCCACGCTGGGGCACGCGATCACACGTGCCCTGGCCGGAACGATCGTCGATCAGGCGGGGCTGTCCACGTCGGTCGGCATCGACGAGCCCGACGTCCCGGCCGTCCTGGCGAACGACCGCGCGTGGCTCGGACGCCCCGTTCCCAACCCGTTCAACCCGCGCACCCTGGTCGCCTACGCGATCCCGCGCGAGGGTCACGTCTCCCTGCGGGTCTACGACGCGCGTGGGCGGATCGTACGCAACCTCGTCGAGTCGGTGCACGCGGCAGGTCGCGACGAGGTGATGTGGGACGGCACCGATCGCACCGGACGTCCGGTCGCCTCGGGACTCTACTTCACGCGCCTGGAGTTCGAGGGGCAGGTGGTGACGCGCCGCATGGTCCTCGCCCGGTGA